One Nostoc sp. CENA543 genomic window, TGAACCACTGCGAGATATTTTCGCGAGTTTGTTTTTCGCCGCGATCGGGATGTTAATCGATCCCGTGTTTTTGTGGAACAATCTGGAAGTAATTTTAGGGTTAGTCGCTTTAGTATTCGTCGGCAAATTTTTAATTATCACGCCCCTAGTGAAACTGTTCCGTTACCCCTTAAAAACAGCTTTAATTGCGGGGTTGGGACTGGCGCAAATTGGAGAATTTTCCTTTGTGTTAGCCAGTGAGGGACAGGCTTTGGGCTTAGTTTCACGGCGGATATATTTACTCACATTGGGAACTACCGCCGTTACCTTGATGCTGACTCCCTTTGTACTAAAATTAGTACCATTTTTATTTAACTTGATGGAATCAATACCTTGGCTGCAACCCTATCTCGATGAAACTCAAGCCAAGGATGTCTCGGAAGACCTACCTTTTGAGGATCATGTGGTAGTTTGCGGTTATGGGCGAGTCGGTCGGAATTTGGTCAAGCTGTTACAGCAGCATAACTTACCTGTAGTGGTGATTGACCAATCAGAAAGCCGCATTCAGCAGCTACGGGAAGCCGGAGTCCCTTACGTCTACGGTAACTGCGTCAGTTTACACGTTTTAGAGACGGCAGGAGTACATCATGCTAAGGGGATGGCGATCGCCCTTCCTGACCCTATGAGTATCCGTCTATGCTTAAAACGCGCCTTAGAATTACATCCCGAATTAAACTTAGTAGTGCGGGCTACCCAAGACAAAAACATTGAGGTACTGTATCAACTAGGTGCCAAGGAAGTAGTACAGCCAGAATTTGAAGCAAGTTTAGAAATGGCTACCTATCTATTAACTAGCCTCAACTTCCCGTCCTCTGTATTGCAATGGGAAATGCAGCAAATCCGTAACGATCATTACTTAGATTTGCGTCCTGAACGTACAGCTTCCGAAGTTTCCCGACACCTAGACCAAGTCACCCGCGACCTCAATCGCCGTTGGTATCCCCTACCCACAGACTCACCCCTGATTGGGATGAGTTTAGAAGAAGCCGATATCCGCTACCTGACAGGGGTCATCTTAATGGCGATTCGCCGCGCTAACGGCGAAGAAATTGACTATCCCAATCAACAAACCAAATTAGAAGCAGGCGATCGCTTGTTAGTTGTCGGCGCATCGGAAGAACTAGCAGCATTAGCAGAACTAGCCCAAGGAAAAGTCGCTTTCCCCGGCGAAAATAGTGCCTGTCAGTGGATTACCGTCGGTACTCACGCCCCCGTTTTAGGTAAAACCATCGCCGACTTAACTCTACATCTAGAAGCAGGGGTAAAAATCCAATCTATGCGGCGAGACGGCAAATTTATCCGCCTTCCTGATCAAAGCATGGATTTGAAAGCCGACGACCAAGTGCTAATCTGTGGTAGCTTCCAAGGGTTAAGTCAACTACAACCGCTATTTGTCGGTCAATTACCCCTATCTATCCCCATAAAAGCTAGGGACACGCAAGCGGTCAAGGAAGTTTGAGCAGGGGTGTAGGGGTGTAGGGCTGTAGGGGTGTAAGGGTGTAGAGGTGTAAGAATTAAATACCTATTCCCGATGCCCAATGCCCAATGCCCTATTCCCAATGCCCAATGCCCTATTCCCAATATCCTATTCCCGATTCCCCGCTTTTAAATAAGCGATCGCTGATTTCCAAATAATAATTTGTTGACTATTTTCATCCACAATACAAACACAGTTGGGGTCTTGCCATAAAATTCTTCCTTTGAGCAAGTCGCCAGTAACTACCTTAAATTCTACTGTTCCCGTATTTTTAATCAGGGTTTGGACTTGGCGAATGCTAGGCAATGAAGTGTCAAAATCAGTTACAGTCATTTTTGGTAATGATGGAATAATTGAATGGGGAATGGGGAACTGGGAATGGGGAATGGGGAACAGAAGAAAGGTTGATTCCAATGCCCAATGCCCAATGCCCAATGCCCAATCCCTAATCATTGATAGTTCATCATTGGAAAAATGGCAATCGAATTTACTAAGTATCACGGTTTGGGCAACGATTTTATTTTGATTGATAATCGTGCCTCTAAGACTCCTGTATTGAGTCCTGAGAAAGCTGTTCAATTATGCGATCGCCATTTTGGTATCGGTGCTGATGGTGTAATTTTCGCTTTACCAGGAGAAAAGGATACTGATTACACCATGCGGATTTTTAATTCCGATGGCTCAGAACCGGAAATGTGTGGTAATGGGATTCGCTGTTTAGCTGGATTTATCGCAGATTTAGAAGGGATATCTCGCAATCAAGATACTTACCGCATTCATACTTTAGCTGGCGTAATCACACCCCAACTCATGCCTGATGGTCAAATTAGGGTGGATATGGGTTTACCCCGACTACTAGCCAGTGAAATCCCTACTACCTTGGGTGGGGCTGACGGGAAAGTGATTAACCAACCTCTAGAAGTAGAAGGGAAAAGTTGGGATGTCACCTGTGTGAGTATGGGCAATCCTCACTGTATTACTTTTGTACCAGATGTAGCTGCGATTCCTTTAGAAACTATCGGGCCAAAATTTGAACATCACCCAGTTTTCCCACAACGCACCAACACCGAATTTATTGAAGTCGTGAGTCGTGACTATTTGAAAATGCGTGTTTGGGAAAGAGGCGCAGGAATCACCTTAGCTTGCGGAACTGGTGCTTGTGCTTCCTTGGTGGCTGCTGTGTTAAACGATAAATGCGATCGCGCCGCCACCGTAGAATTACCCGGTGGTCTACTAGAAATCGAATGGTCAGAACTAGACCAACGAGTATACATGACAGGCCCGGCTGAACGAGTATTCACAGGTAAAGTGTAGCTAAATTGTTATTTCCCTAGATAGTAGTGCCAGAGTTATCTGGCAACTACCATTTTCCCCATCCTGGTGACTTGACCGAAACAACAATGATTTCTCTCATAGCTATCAGTGATTTAGAACACTTACGGATGAAAAATCTTAATTATATTATCTTCTTAATTTCTATGAATACAGCACAAATACATCTAATAACCTACTAATAACGTTCAGTAACTGTATTACTACTTAAATTTACTTAGAGTAAATTTCTATTGAGCTGAGTAACCAAATATCTTAACCTCCCTATAAACCCAACTATGGGCGGAAAGTTACTGGCGTGAAGGTTTTCCCTTCTGATTAGCTACTAGCCCAATTAAACACTAAGCATAGGAAATTTTGTGATATTTCGGCTCTATGCAAACTAGATTTACTGCTGCAAAATTTTTTAGGTGTTTTTTTATACGTGCTGTATATCTTGACTTCGTTTCAATACTTGTATTTAGGAAAAATAGTATGGTAATAAAAATAGGCACTGGGCTTAATGATACCCTCTCCGGTAGCAACAGTTCAGACTATTTGCTTGGTTTGGGTGGTGATGACATCCTCAATGGTCTTGGCGGTAATGACTGGTTATTTGGTGGGGATGGTAATGACACCCTCAATGGTGGGGATGGTGATGATACCCTGTTAGGAGAAAACGGCGATGATAGTCTCTTTGGTGGCAGGGGTAACGATTCTCTAGATGGCGGGGATGGTAATGACAGATTAGATGGTGGTGATGGTAATGATTGGCTCTTTGGTAGCTCAGGTTCTGACTACTTAATTGGTGGAAAGGGCTATGATACTGCTGACTATCGTGGGTTAGATCAAGGCGTAACCCTACGCTTTGAATACGACTATACTGGTACATTCCCATCTTTTCAGGCAAACCCAGCCTTACGAGTGGTAAAAGATGGCGGTAACAGTGCATTACCTATCTCCACACCAGCTACCGCTCCTAAAGACACCTTAGAATCGGTAGAAACTATTATTGGGGCTGTAGATAAAACCAATACCATTAATTTTGCCTACTTTAATCCTGGGGCTAATCGTGGTGTATTTCTTCCAGCCGCTTCAGCTCCAGCCATCCATGTAGATTTAGCTGCTCAAAAACTTACCTATGATACAACCACCCTCACGATCAAAAACTTTAACAACGTTATCGGCTCTGCTGCAAATGACACCATCTTAGGAGATAGCAAAGCCAACGTTTTAGACGGCTTTATCGGTGCTAACGTACTGAATGGTAGAGGTGGTGACGATATCCTCAGAACATTTGAAAATGACACCCTGACGGGTGGTCAAGGTGCAGACCAATTCACTCTAAAAGCCAGTTGGAAGATAATAGCTGGTCGCACGGGAGTTAGCTTTCAACAAATTAATGCCAGTGTTATTACAGATTTCACACCAGGGGTAGACAAACTGGTAGTAGATAATACTTCCTCTACAGCTTCAATTCCCATTGCACCAGAATCAACCCTAACATACTACGGTTTTGCTGGTTACGATAATTACACTGTACCTGATGGTCAATTAGCCAGCGATCGCTTCTTGGTGTTAGGTACTGGTAGTATTACTCAAAACACACTGTTTGTTTACGACGGTAGCACTGGTGATTTGTTCTATCGGGGAGCTTATCCTGGTTTCGGACAGCAAGTCAAAGTAGCTACCCTCCAAGGCGCACCCACTCTCACCGCCAGCGATATATTAGTAGTCTAAGTCTTGTTTATAGTGTTTCTCGTTTGTGTGAGCAACATTGATGGGAACGCAAGAGATTGCGTCCCTGAACAGATATAGATTCTACAGAATGCAAAATTTTTATATCTCTATTTTTTGCCTATTTTAGTTAGAATTAATCTCAATAAATATAGCTATAAACTGTTAGTTATAGAGATATATAATCCTTACTGTGTAAGACTTTGATACAATTTACGGATGTAAGAAAATCGACATTAGCAGTACACTGATAAGTCATAGAACTTACTGTAAAAAATATCTATGACTTACGATAATCGGGCTGAAGTCAGGAAGGTTTTACTAATTACCCTAGTGCTGAATTTATTGGTGATGGGGTTAAAAGCATTTGTGGGGTATTTAACGGGTTCGCTGAGTTTATTAGCTGATGCTTTGCATAGTGTGACCGATAGTGCCAACAACGTTTTAGGATTATTTGCTAGTAAATTGTCCTCCCCGTATCCTGATCGCGAGCATCCCTACGGACACCAAAAGTTTGAAGCTGTGGGTGCTTTAGGCATCGCCGCTTTTTTAGGAATTGCTTGTTTTGAAATTCTCCAAGGTGCAATTGAGCGCATTCTTAAGGGTGGTGAACCTGTAAAAATATCACCCCCAGAATTGTGGTTACTACTCATTGTCTTGGGTATAAATATCTTTGTGGCTTTTTATGAGCGAGGTGTGGGTAAGCGAGTCGGTAGCCAAATTTTAATTGCTGATGCGACTCACACCATGAGTGATGTTTGGGTAACAATCTCTGTCATGGTTGGTTTGATTGGTGTGTGGTTGGGTTATCAGTGGCTAGATATTTTCTTAGCGTTTCCCGTGGCTTTGCTGGTTTTTTGGAGTGGTTGGTCAGTTTTAAAAGAAAATTTACCCTGGTTAGTAGATCAAATTGCGATCGCACCGGAAGCCATCCACGCTATCGCCACATCTGTCCCTGGTGTAATCAACTGTCACGATATCGCCTCACGGGGGATTTTAGGCCGTCAAGTTTTCATAGAAATGCACTTAATTGTAGACGCGCCTGATGTGGAAACCGCCCACCGCATCACAGAGGAAGTAGAACGTCAACTAGAAGCACGTTTTAGTCCGGTGCGGATATTAATTCATGTCGAACCACCAGCATACGAATCTGAAAAAATTAGCTTTGATTCAGGAGTCGGCTAAGATTGAGGGACTCAATGGAACTATCTAAAATTATGATTGATAGTCTTCATAAATCCCGCAAACCTAGAATTATTCCTCTGAGATTCATCTTTATTGTCCCCTTCGTACTCCAAATTGTCGGGGCTGTGAGTCTGGTGGGTTATCTGTCTTATCGCAGTGGACAGCAGGCTGTGGAAAAGCTAGTAGATGAATTGATGACAGAGACGAGTAATCGCATTCATCAACATCTAGATAATTACTTGGGT contains:
- a CDS encoding cation:proton antiporter, yielding MQEDFRLIVDLVAVLGVAACGGLLAAMLKQPVLLGYLIGGMVVGPAGLGVIKEVVQVETLAQFGVAFLLFALGVEFSFAELKKVKAIALGGGGLQIALTILVTVVVCGVTGAWGTLPAKGVFLGSILSLSSTAVVLKCLMERNETETPHGQVMLGILVVQDLALGLMLAVLPALHAPGEAIGIALLTALVRIGLFAAGAVVAGIWLIPPLLRLLARTESRELFLLGVVALCLGIALLTEYLGLSIEMGAFVAGLMISEVEYADQTLTYVEPLRDIFASLFFAAIGMLIDPVFLWNNLEVILGLVALVFVGKFLIITPLVKLFRYPLKTALIAGLGLAQIGEFSFVLASEGQALGLVSRRIYLLTLGTTAVTLMLTPFVLKLVPFLFNLMESIPWLQPYLDETQAKDVSEDLPFEDHVVVCGYGRVGRNLVKLLQQHNLPVVVIDQSESRIQQLREAGVPYVYGNCVSLHVLETAGVHHAKGMAIALPDPMSIRLCLKRALELHPELNLVVRATQDKNIEVLYQLGAKEVVQPEFEASLEMATYLLTSLNFPSSVLQWEMQQIRNDHYLDLRPERTASEVSRHLDQVTRDLNRRWYPLPTDSPLIGMSLEEADIRYLTGVILMAIRRANGEEIDYPNQQTKLEAGDRLLVVGASEELAALAELAQGKVAFPGENSACQWITVGTHAPVLGKTIADLTLHLEAGVKIQSMRRDGKFIRLPDQSMDLKADDQVLICGSFQGLSQLQPLFVGQLPLSIPIKARDTQAVKEV
- the dapF gene encoding diaminopimelate epimerase, with translation MAIEFTKYHGLGNDFILIDNRASKTPVLSPEKAVQLCDRHFGIGADGVIFALPGEKDTDYTMRIFNSDGSEPEMCGNGIRCLAGFIADLEGISRNQDTYRIHTLAGVITPQLMPDGQIRVDMGLPRLLASEIPTTLGGADGKVINQPLEVEGKSWDVTCVSMGNPHCITFVPDVAAIPLETIGPKFEHHPVFPQRTNTEFIEVVSRDYLKMRVWERGAGITLACGTGACASLVAAVLNDKCDRAATVELPGGLLEIEWSELDQRVYMTGPAERVFTGKV
- a CDS encoding cation diffusion facilitator family transporter yields the protein MTYDNRAEVRKVLLITLVLNLLVMGLKAFVGYLTGSLSLLADALHSVTDSANNVLGLFASKLSSPYPDREHPYGHQKFEAVGALGIAAFLGIACFEILQGAIERILKGGEPVKISPPELWLLLIVLGINIFVAFYERGVGKRVGSQILIADATHTMSDVWVTISVMVGLIGVWLGYQWLDIFLAFPVALLVFWSGWSVLKENLPWLVDQIAIAPEAIHAIATSVPGVINCHDIASRGILGRQVFIEMHLIVDAPDVETAHRITEEVERQLEARFSPVRILIHVEPPAYESEKISFDSGVG
- a CDS encoding calcium-binding protein is translated as MVIKIGTGLNDTLSGSNSSDYLLGLGGDDILNGLGGNDWLFGGDGNDTLNGGDGDDTLLGENGDDSLFGGRGNDSLDGGDGNDRLDGGDGNDWLFGSSGSDYLIGGKGYDTADYRGLDQGVTLRFEYDYTGTFPSFQANPALRVVKDGGNSALPISTPATAPKDTLESVETIIGAVDKTNTINFAYFNPGANRGVFLPAASAPAIHVDLAAQKLTYDTTTLTIKNFNNVIGSAANDTILGDSKANVLDGFIGANVLNGRGGDDILRTFENDTLTGGQGADQFTLKASWKIIAGRTGVSFQQINASVITDFTPGVDKLVVDNTSSTASIPIAPESTLTYYGFAGYDNYTVPDGQLASDRFLVLGTGSITQNTLFVYDGSTGDLFYRGAYPGFGQQVKVATLQGAPTLTASDILVV
- a CDS encoding RNA chaperone Hfq, which produces MTVTDFDTSLPSIRQVQTLIKNTGTVEFKVVTGDLLKGRILWQDPNCVCIVDENSQQIIIWKSAIAYLKAGNRE